CACCGTCACCGCTATGAGTTCAACAACGAATATAGACAACAACTTGAAGCAGCAGGCATGATCTTCTCAGGTACAAGCCCAGACGGTCGTTTAGTCGAAATGGTGGAGTTAAAAGAACATCCATTCTTTATCGCATGCCAATTCCACCCAGAGTTTTTATCAAGACCAAACCGTCCGCAACCAATCTTCAAATCATTCATTGAAGCGGCATTGTTACAACAAAATAAAACGAAATAATACACATTGCAGTCTTATGGAACTTTCCATAGGGCTGTTTTTTTGATTTTATAGGCGAAACATTGTTTTCAAAAGTGACACTCAAATGATGACATGCAGGATAGAAAATTAAATGAACGATTTTACCTAAAAAAGGTAGCTTACATTAACATTCTTGGTATCTTTTGCTATATTTAAAATAACGATTATATTTAAGGTGGAATTTTGAAAAATGGCAACGATTGGATTTGAAGAAAAGTTATGGCAAGCAATTAATAGTTGAAGTGACAAGGACGGTTGAGGTAATCAGTCACTGTTGTTTGATTAATATTCAATATTGATGTGAAAGCCTTTACAAAATTGTAAAAATGCGATTGACAAACGTTGTGACAATGCCTAAAATTTACATGAAATTAATATTTAATTAATAATTAAGGGGAGGGGTACCTATGTTGAAGTTTTTAAAACCGCCTACAGCTGCAGCACCTGTGTCAGAAAATCAACAAGATGAGACGTATAAAAAATTAAGGTTACAAGTGTTTATCGGTATCTTTTTAGGCTATGCAGGTTATTATTTGTTGCGTAAAAACTTTTCTATCGCGATGCCGTACTTAGCGGATATGGGCTTTTCAAAGGCAGAACTCGGTTTTGCGTTATCCGCGATTTCTATTGCTTATGGTTTTAGTAAGTTTGTCATGGGGACGGTCAGTGATAGAAGTAACGCGCGTATCTTTTTAACGTTAGGTCTTGTGTTAACAGCTATCGTCAATTTACTGATGGGTTTTATTCCGGCGTTAACGTCAAGTGTGACCATCATGTTCATCATGTTATTCCTCAATGGTTGGTTCCAAGGTATGGGATGGCCGCCTTCAGGTCGTGTGCTCGTACATTGGTTTAGTGTGAGTGAACGTGGAAGTAAAACAGCAATTTGGAACGTCGCACATAACGTCGGTGGCGGTTTAATGGCACCGATCGCATTGTTTGGGATTTATTTAACAGGTTCATTGAGCTTTGGTTATTTACAAGGCTTTGAAGGGGCGTTTATTTATCCGGCGTTACTTGCGATTATCATTGCGATTGCGTCATACGTTTTAGTACGTGATACACCACAATCAGTCGGTTTACCATCAATCGAAGCGTACCGTGATGATTATCCGACACAAAAGAAAGAGACATTCGAAACAGAATTGACGACGAAAGAGATTTTATTCAAATACGTCCTTAACAACAAATGGGTGTGGATTATTGCGATTGCGAATATTTTCGTCTACTTTGTCCGTTATGGCGTGTTAGACTGGGCACCGCTCTATTTAAGTGAAGTGAAAAGCTTTGATATGAAAGAATCAGGCTGGGCATATTTCTTATATGAATGGGCAGGTATTCCAGGTACATTGATCTGTGGTTGGTTATCCGATAAAGTATTTAAAGGCCGTCGTGGTCCAGCAGGCTTTATCTTTATGATTGGTGTAACGATTGCGGTTGTCGTATACTGGCTCAACCCACCAGGCAACCCACTCATTGACAACCTTGCATTAATTACAATTGGCTTTTTAATTTATGGTCCAGTCATGTTAATCGGTTTACAAGCATTGGATTATGTACCGAAAAAAGCAGCGGGGACTGCAGCCGGTTTAACAGGTTTATTCGGTTACCTCGGTGGTGCTGTAATGGCGAACATTGTGATGGGTGTGATTGTAGATCATATGGGCTGGAGTGCAGGATTCATTTTATTAACAATCATTAGTGTGTTAGCAATGATCAGCTTCCTCTTCACGTGGAATAAACGTGGACAAGAAGTCGTACATTAGCATATATAAAGGGCAAGTATCTTTTGAAGAGGTACTTGTCTTTTTTTGTATGTTGTTATCTAATTATATTTTTATCTATTTGAGATGAGTGATAAAACGTGTAAAAAGTGGAGGTGTCTCACCATGCAATTTTGGCTTAAATTGATTTGCTTTATCATTGCATCTATTTTAATCGCACATTTTATTTGGAACGATATGATGATTGCGTCCTTCATTGTCAGCATCGTTACTTTAGTCGTTTTTTCAATCGTTGAGCACGTGTTTAAAAAGAAAGAGAAGGAATAGAATAGGGGGGCACTTGATATAGAAGTTACACACTGGAAATGTCATCAATAAGTAAAGATGTTTCCAGTGTGTAAAAGTGAGACCCGAATATAAATCTTATTCCAAATCTAAATCACGCATCATTTCAACCATTTGCGTATAAATTTCATAATACACATAATTCAACGCCATGAGATGCGGTTGCGCGACTTTATCATAATCTTCTGTGTAAACAATCGGTCTTGGTGTCGACAAATTAATAAAATGCATTAAATGATCCGGTAATTCAACTTCTTTAGGTTTATTCGTAATGACGACAACATCACGGTCGTCCGCGATTAACTGTTCCAAATCACGTGCCATTTCCTCGCTGTACGCCGCTCCGAATAGTAACACTCTATCTGTTGTGTCTAACACGTCAAACGACGGACAATCGTCTAACGCCAAACTTGAGTGCAATTTCTCAAAACTTGTTAAGATGTAGGATTCAAAGCATTTTAAATCACCGTAACCTTTAACGTAAACATGACCTTCGCCACCCATCGCTTGAATTAAACTTTGTGCAGCCATTTGAATATCCAACTCTTGTTGATCGAGTCGATTAAATATACCTGTTAATTGTGTTGTGAGCATTTTTGACATGATTGTTGCCTCCTTTTTGGTCAATTTTTTGTATATATATAACTAAATTTTTGGTTTTTTAACAGCTGTTAACGCTACGAAATTCAAAACTCATTGTATAGAATAATCGTGTCAGAATCAATTCGCAGCAATGTTTGCGCTTACATGATAAATTACGATATTTTTCACAAATTTAGTACGATTTTGCGGTGCATAATAACTATGACTTTGCTATACTGTATTTATAAATATTCGTGCGACATGCACGCAAGGAGGAACTTTCATGCCTTTAGTTTCAATGAAAGAAATGTTAATCGACGCAAAAGAAAATGGTTATGCTGTAGGTCAATATAACCTTAACAACTTGGAGTTTACACAAGCGATTTTACAAGCGTCTCAAGAAGAGAATGCGCCTGTAATTCTTGGTGTATCTGAGGGAGCAGCAAGATACATGGGTGGCTTCTACACTGTAGTTAAAATGGTAGAGGGACTATTACACGACTACGAAATCACAATTCCTGTTGCGATTCATTTAGACCATGGTTCAAGCTTTGAAAAATGTAAAGAAGCGATTGATGCTGGTTTCACATCTGTTATGATTGATGCATCACACGAGCCATACGAAGAAAACGTGAAAATTACGAAAAAAGTTGTAGAATACGCGCACGAACGTGGTGTATCTGTTGAGGCTGAATTAGGAACTGTTGGCGGTCAAGAAGATGACGTTGTTGCTGAGGGTGTAATCTACGCTGACCCAACTGAATGTCAAAACTTAGTTAAAGCTACAGGTATCGATACATTAGCACCTGCTTTAGGTTCAGTTCACGGACCATACAAAGGTGAACCAAACTTAGGCTTTAAAGAAATGGAAGAAATCGGTGCTTCAACTGGTTTACCATTAGTATTACACGGTGGTACAGGTATCCCTACACATGACATTAAAAAAGCAATTTCATTCGGAACAGCTAAAATCAATGTTAACACTGAAAACCAAATTGCTTCAGCTAAACGTGTTCGTGAAGTATTAGATCAAGACAAAGAAGTTTACGATCCACGTAAATATTTAGGACCAGCTCGTGAAGCGATTAAAGAAACTGTTATCGGTAAAATTAGAGAGTTCGGTACTTCAGGTAAAGCAGCAAACATTAAAGGTTAATCTATTTTAAGAGATGTTACACACGTATCACATGTTTGTGCAGTGTCAACATCATTAAATTCAAAAGAGGGTAGCGTGATCTCAAGTTGTGAGTCGGTTACTCTCTTTTTCATATTTTGATGATCGAGTTGACGAGACAACGTGAAAACGTGTCGGATGCCACTTGATGTAAAGATGGGCAAAGTTGTTCAATCGCTGTCACATTTACAAAAATTGAACACAAAGTAGAGCTAAACATCTCAAAGCGTTGTTTTTTCATTTTGCAATTTGAAAAAATTTACTTTATAATGCTTTTAATATAGTATTGTAAGGTTAAAATGAGCAAGGGAAAAGGAGTTCAATGACATGGCACAAGAAGTGATAAAAATAAGAGGTGGTCAAACTTTAAAAGGGAGTGTTGAAATCAATGGTGCGAAAAACAGTTCAGTTGCCATTATACCTGCAACATTAATGGCAGAAGCACCGGTAACGTTAGATGGCTTGCCGCAAATTTCTGATGTTGAAACGCTCGTCAGTTTATTGGGAGATTTAAACATTAAGACTGA
Above is a genomic segment from Staphylococcus delphini containing:
- the fdaB gene encoding class IIb fructose-bisphosphate aldolase FdaB; this translates as MPLVSMKEMLIDAKENGYAVGQYNLNNLEFTQAILQASQEENAPVILGVSEGAARYMGGFYTVVKMVEGLLHDYEITIPVAIHLDHGSSFEKCKEAIDAGFTSVMIDASHEPYEENVKITKKVVEYAHERGVSVEAELGTVGGQEDDVVAEGVIYADPTECQNLVKATGIDTLAPALGSVHGPYKGEPNLGFKEMEEIGASTGLPLVLHGGTGIPTHDIKKAISFGTAKINVNTENQIASAKRVREVLDQDKEVYDPRKYLGPAREAIKETVIGKIREFGTSGKAANIKG
- the glpT gene encoding glycerol-3-phosphate transporter codes for the protein MKFLKPPTAAAPVSENQQDETYKKLRLQVFIGIFLGYAGYYLLRKNFSIAMPYLADMGFSKAELGFALSAISIAYGFSKFVMGTVSDRSNARIFLTLGLVLTAIVNLLMGFIPALTSSVTIMFIMLFLNGWFQGMGWPPSGRVLVHWFSVSERGSKTAIWNVAHNVGGGLMAPIALFGIYLTGSLSFGYLQGFEGAFIYPALLAIIIAIASYVLVRDTPQSVGLPSIEAYRDDYPTQKKETFETELTTKEILFKYVLNNKWVWIIAIANIFVYFVRYGVLDWAPLYLSEVKSFDMKESGWAYFLYEWAGIPGTLICGWLSDKVFKGRRGPAGFIFMIGVTIAVVVYWLNPPGNPLIDNLALITIGFLIYGPVMLIGLQALDYVPKKAAGTAAGLTGLFGYLGGAVMANIVMGVIVDHMGWSAGFILLTIISVLAMISFLFTWNKRGQEVVH
- a CDS encoding DUF2529 family protein, with amino-acid sequence MSKMLTTQLTGIFNRLDQQELDIQMAAQSLIQAMGGEGHVYVKGYGDLKCFESYILTSFEKLHSSLALDDCPSFDVLDTTDRVLLFGAAYSEEMARDLEQLIADDRDVVVITNKPKEVELPDHLMHFINLSTPRPIVYTEDYDKVAQPHLMALNYVYYEIYTQMVEMMRDLDLE